One genomic window of Candidatus Omnitrophota bacterium includes the following:
- a CDS encoding thioredoxin domain-containing protein, whose protein sequence is MYAANRLINETSPYLLQHAYNPVDWRPWGEEALRLAQEEDKPIFLSIGYSACHWCHVMERECFENEPIADFMNENFVNIKVDREERPDLDEIYMTAVQLLTGSGGWPLSIFLTPDLKPFYGGTYFPPNDMLGRPGFPSVLVSVANAYRTHRDRVAESAEQMAQHLIEATAVKPGSGELSYDPIDAAVEEMKRRFDSRHGGFGPAPKFPHSMDLSLLLRAYRSTGEEKTLRMAKFTLDKMACGGMYDLLGGGFHRYSTDDRWLVPHFEKMLYDNALLARTYLEAYQMTQNPYYERIARETLDYLLREMAAPEGGFYSSQDADSEGGEGAFFLWTPQQIAEAVGGKDARAVCRYYGVDEIGDIDGGNVLCAADEEKSIAALLLIPQEPLAQTLRNAREKLFAVREKRSKPGRDEKILADWNGLTISSLALADAVLDEPRYRQASEKAADFLLDKLVRDGVLLHVYKDGRMHTPAFLSDYSFLVNALLDLYETTGTMRWLREALLWNRRTIERFWDEKDGGFFFTAEDGESRIVRSKNPLDNAVPSGNSIAILALARLAAMTGDGGLRERAEKSLLAFSGALNRMPSAFPQMLCALDFLLSSPREIVLAGKKEDLHSYRKSLFASFLPNKVILYAYPEAVEELVRLAPAAQGKAPLNGKPAAYVCRNFACRQPVVSVEELMEQLLE, encoded by the coding sequence ATGTACGCCGCTAATCGATTAATCAATGAAACCAGCCCCTATCTCTTGCAGCACGCCTACAATCCCGTCGACTGGCGTCCTTGGGGCGAAGAGGCGCTGCGTTTGGCGCAGGAGGAAGACAAGCCCATCTTTCTCAGCATCGGCTATTCCGCCTGTCATTGGTGTCATGTTATGGAGCGCGAGTGTTTTGAAAACGAGCCGATCGCCGATTTCATGAACGAGAATTTCGTCAACATCAAAGTCGACCGCGAAGAGCGTCCCGATCTCGATGAGATTTACATGACCGCCGTTCAGTTGCTCACCGGCTCCGGCGGCTGGCCACTTTCCATTTTTTTGACGCCCGATTTGAAGCCGTTTTACGGCGGAACCTATTTTCCTCCTAACGATATGTTAGGACGTCCAGGATTCCCATCGGTACTGGTCAGCGTGGCCAATGCTTATCGAACGCATCGGGATCGAGTGGCGGAAAGCGCTGAGCAAATGGCGCAGCATCTGATAGAAGCGACCGCCGTCAAGCCGGGAAGCGGCGAATTGAGTTACGATCCCATCGACGCCGCCGTCGAAGAGATGAAGCGCCGCTTCGATTCTCGCCACGGCGGATTCGGCCCCGCCCCCAAATTTCCCCATAGCATGGACCTATCGCTGCTTCTCCGCGCCTATCGGAGTACGGGCGAGGAAAAGACGCTGCGCATGGCGAAATTCACTTTGGATAAAATGGCTTGCGGCGGCATGTACGATCTTCTCGGCGGCGGATTCCACCGGTATTCCACCGACGACCGCTGGTTGGTTCCCCATTTCGAGAAGATGCTCTATGACAACGCTTTATTAGCGCGAACTTATCTCGAAGCCTATCAGATGACGCAAAATCCCTATTACGAACGGATCGCGCGCGAAACGTTGGATTACCTCCTACGCGAAATGGCTGCGCCTGAAGGCGGATTTTATTCCAGCCAGGACGCCGACAGCGAGGGCGGGGAAGGGGCTTTCTTCCTATGGACTCCACAGCAAATCGCCGAAGCGGTGGGCGGCAAGGACGCTCGCGCCGTTTGCCGCTATTACGGCGTCGATGAGATCGGTGATATCGATGGCGGCAACGTTCTCTGCGCGGCGGACGAGGAAAAAAGCATCGCCGCTCTATTGCTCATCCCCCAGGAGCCATTGGCCCAAACTTTGAGGAACGCCCGCGAGAAACTTTTCGCCGTCCGGGAGAAGCGAAGCAAGCCGGGACGAGACGAAAAAATCCTTGCGGATTGGAATGGATTAACGATTTCGTCTCTCGCCCTGGCGGATGCAGTACTCGATGAACCGCGATACCGGCAAGCCTCCGAAAAAGCCGCCGATTTCTTATTGGATAAACTCGTCCGAGACGGCGTCCTGCTTCATGTTTATAAAGACGGACGGATGCATACTCCCGCTTTTCTCAGCGATTATTCGTTCTTGGTCAACGCTCTGCTCGATCTTTATGAAACGACGGGGACGATGCGCTGGCTGCGGGAAGCGCTGCTTTGGAATCGACGCACGATCGAACGTTTTTGGGATGAAAAAGACGGCGGTTTTTTCTTCACCGCCGAGGATGGGGAAAGCCGAATCGTACGCAGCAAGAATCCTTTGGACAACGCCGTTCCTTCCGGCAATTCCATCGCCATTCTCGCCCTGGCGCGCTTGGCGGCCATGACCGGAGACGGCGGCTTGCGCGAGCGGGCGGAAAAAAGTTTGCTCGCATTCTCCGGCGCTTTGAATCGTATGCCCTCCGCTTTTCCTCAGATGCTGTGCGCTCTCGATTTTCTGCTCTCATCGCCGAGAGAGATCGTGCTGGCGGGCAAGAAAGAAGATTTGCATTCCTACCGAAAATCTCTCTTCGCTTCGTTTCTGCCTAACAAAGTCATACTCTACGCTTATCCCGAAGCCGTGGAGGAACTTGTTCGTCTGGCCCCGGCGGCGCAGGGGAAAGCGCCTTTGAATGGCAAGCCCGCTGCTTATGTTTGCCGTAATTTCGCCTGCCGTCAGCCGGTGGTTTCCGTGGAGGAGTTAATGGAGCAATTGTTGGAATGA
- a CDS encoding type II toxin-antitoxin system HicB family antitoxin has product MKTYAFPVVIEEDRFEDGRKAYHAYCNALQGCRTWGHTYDEALTNIREVIEICIADMQETGQPVPVDPSQGVVELAFPSVVVNL; this is encoded by the coding sequence ATGAAAACTTACGCTTTTCCCGTCGTTATCGAAGAGGATCGCTTTGAGGATGGACGCAAAGCCTATCATGCTTATTGCAACGCTCTCCAAGGTTGCAGGACGTGGGGGCATACCTACGATGAAGCCCTTACGAATATCCGGGAAGTCATCGAGATATGCATCGCGGATATGCAGGAAACCGGCCAGCCCGTCCCCGTCGATCCTTCTCAGGGCGTCGTCGAATTGGCTTTCCCTTCCGTAGTAGTCAACCTATGA
- a CDS encoding PGPGW domain-containing protein yields the protein MKIKEAMEYTWKPFRKIAILIAGSVVILVGVILLFTPGPALVVIPAGVAILSIEFKWAKRLFRKIKYLAYRLLQWIKQRLRKFRRSDSNAYKKEQ from the coding sequence ATGAAAATTAAAGAAGCGATGGAATATACTTGGAAGCCCTTTCGGAAGATCGCTATTCTGATCGCCGGATCGGTAGTCATATTGGTGGGCGTGATTTTACTGTTCACGCCAGGCCCCGCTCTGGTTGTGATTCCTGCGGGCGTGGCCATTCTTAGCATAGAATTCAAATGGGCGAAAAGACTGTTTCGAAAGATCAAATATCTGGCTTACCGGCTCTTGCAGTGGATAAAGCAACGCCTAAGAAAATTCCGCCGCAGCGATTCGAACGCATATAAAAAAGAACAATAA
- a CDS encoding sodium:solute symporter family protein: MNYAGLNVFDFIVLTSYLIGITAIGVWSGRMVKDTVDFFMGGRRFRKTYMIFFAFGAGTHSDQAVSVASKAYTNGLSGIWYQWFWLFSTPFYWLIAPLFRRMRALTTGDYFELRYSKSVAALFAGVAITQIIVNIATMLKGCGAMTTAITGGAVNEALAVGIMTMLFVVYGIAGGLNAAIVTDFIQGLLTIVFSFMVLPFALDKVGGMAGLKASIHDPNMFALAAPADITAFYIAVIALNGLIGIGTQPHIMGNCAAGQTEMDGRVGFTYGNMIKRLCTIAWMLTGLCAIALYPGLTAQSQIDQTYGLMARDLLPAIAPGLLGLFLASMLATVMSSCDAMMIACSALFTENIYRPFLAPGKSQRHYVLVGRVFAGGLVGAAVLYALYLESVITGLETFWKIQAMMGIPFWAGLFWRRATAAAAWASTLIAFAVAIFTANLLPGIFDMNRFAEDYLPAYMVYNGQFRLPFQMLAYLAAGSITMIFVSLFTQRTASAKLDRLFRCLRTPIVPGERPMEPFSLPENSQPDKTVKIIPHPDFEFVWPNRTSWIGFLVVWVFVGILIGSVYWIAQG, translated from the coding sequence ATGAATTATGCCGGATTGAATGTTTTCGACTTTATCGTCCTGACCAGTTACTTAATTGGAATCACGGCGATTGGCGTCTGGTCGGGACGGATGGTGAAGGATACCGTGGATTTTTTCATGGGGGGACGGCGCTTTCGCAAGACCTACATGATCTTCTTCGCCTTTGGGGCCGGGACGCATTCGGACCAAGCGGTATCGGTAGCGTCGAAAGCCTATACGAATGGATTGTCGGGAATCTGGTATCAATGGTTCTGGCTGTTCAGTACGCCTTTTTATTGGCTGATCGCGCCTCTTTTTCGGCGGATGCGGGCGCTGACGACCGGCGATTATTTCGAATTGCGCTATTCCAAATCCGTCGCCGCGCTTTTCGCGGGCGTAGCCATAACTCAAATCATCGTCAACATCGCCACCATGCTGAAAGGCTGCGGAGCAATGACGACGGCCATTACGGGCGGCGCCGTCAACGAAGCGTTGGCTGTAGGAATCATGACCATGCTCTTCGTCGTTTACGGCATAGCGGGGGGGCTGAACGCCGCCATCGTCACGGATTTCATCCAAGGCTTGCTGACGATCGTTTTTTCTTTCATGGTATTGCCGTTCGCTTTGGATAAAGTCGGCGGAATGGCGGGACTGAAGGCGTCGATTCACGATCCCAACATGTTCGCTCTGGCGGCCCCGGCGGACATCACCGCGTTTTACATCGCCGTCATCGCCCTCAACGGCCTCATCGGAATCGGGACGCAGCCGCACATCATGGGCAATTGCGCCGCCGGACAGACGGAAATGGACGGACGGGTAGGCTTCACCTACGGCAACATGATTAAACGATTATGCACCATCGCCTGGATGCTCACTGGCCTGTGCGCCATCGCCCTCTATCCCGGCCTAACGGCCCAAAGCCAAATCGACCAAACCTACGGCCTCATGGCGAGAGACCTGCTGCCCGCCATCGCGCCGGGACTGTTGGGTCTGTTCCTCGCTTCTATGCTGGCCACGGTGATGTCCTCGTGCGACGCCATGATGATCGCATGTTCGGCGCTCTTCACGGAAAACATCTACCGCCCTTTTCTGGCGCCGGGCAAGAGCCAGCGGCATTACGTTCTCGTGGGCCGCGTCTTCGCGGGGGGATTGGTGGGTGCGGCGGTGCTGTATGCGCTGTATCTGGAGAGCGTCATCACTGGGCTGGAAACGTTTTGGAAAATCCAAGCCATGATGGGGATTCCCTTCTGGGCGGGGCTTTTTTGGAGACGCGCTACGGCGGCGGCGGCGTGGGCGTCCACCCTGATTGCGTTCGCCGTTGCGATCTTCACGGCGAACTTATTGCCGGGAATTTTCGATATGAACCGCTTCGCTGAAGACTATTTACCCGCCTATATGGTTTATAATGGCCAATTCCGGCTGCCCTTCCAGATGCTCGCTTATCTTGCCGCCGGATCGATAACCATGATTTTCGTCAGTTTGTTTACCCAACGAACCGCTTCTGCCAAACTGGACCGGCTTTTCCGTTGCCTGCGCACGCCTATCGTTCCCGGAGAAAGGCCGATGGAACCGTTTTCTCTTCCGGAAAATTCCCAACCGGATAAGACCGTCAAAATCATCCCCCATCCCGATTTCGAATTCGTTTGGCCGAATAGAACGAGTTGGATCGGTTTTCTCGTCGTCTGGGTTTTTGTGGGAATTTTAATTGGAAGCGTCTATTGGATCGCGCAAGGGTAA
- a CDS encoding TerC family protein, translating into MTIWLWIGFIVFVLFMMALDLGVLNRKAHAIGIKEALGWTSFWVSLALLFNVGIYFIYENHWLGIGEGAGHVSDGKTAALYFFTAYIVEESLSLDNLFVFTLIFSYFQIPPMYQHRVLFWGILGVLILRGIMIAAGVVLIQRFDWIIYVFGAILLFTAFKMLIHQHDKINPEKNILYRLAKKLYPITPHLEGNHFFSTLNGRRAITPMFLVLILVESSDVLFAVDSIPAVFAVTSDPFIVFTSNVFAILGLRSLYFAIAAILNRFRYLKICLVILLAYVGVKMLLSHHYPIPAHISLMVIGGILGTGILASILVSKREAKQLEIPFSHEN; encoded by the coding sequence ATGACGATATGGCTATGGATCGGCTTCATTGTATTTGTCCTATTCATGATGGCCCTAGATTTGGGCGTATTGAACCGCAAAGCTCACGCCATTGGAATCAAAGAAGCGCTCGGCTGGACTTCTTTCTGGGTATCGCTGGCGCTGTTGTTCAATGTCGGGATTTACTTTATCTATGAAAATCACTGGTTGGGCATAGGAGAAGGAGCCGGACATGTCTCCGACGGAAAAACGGCGGCGCTTTATTTTTTTACCGCCTATATTGTGGAAGAGTCGCTCAGCCTGGATAACCTATTCGTTTTTACGTTGATTTTCTCCTATTTTCAAATTCCCCCCATGTATCAACATCGGGTTTTGTTTTGGGGCATTTTGGGAGTGTTGATTTTGCGGGGAATCATGATCGCGGCGGGCGTAGTACTCATCCAGCGCTTCGATTGGATCATCTATGTTTTCGGGGCGATTTTGCTTTTCACCGCCTTTAAGATGCTCATCCATCAGCACGACAAGATCAATCCCGAAAAAAATATTCTTTACCGTCTAGCCAAAAAACTGTATCCCATTACTCCGCATTTGGAAGGAAACCATTTTTTCTCGACGCTGAACGGTCGCAGAGCCATTACGCCGATGTTTTTAGTTCTGATTTTGGTGGAGAGCTCCGACGTTCTCTTCGCCGTCGATTCCATTCCCGCCGTTTTCGCCGTCACCAGCGATCCATTCATCGTCTTCACCTCCAACGTTTTCGCCATTTTGGGGCTGCGGTCGCTCTATTTCGCTATCGCCGCCATTCTGAATCGTTTTCGTTATTTGAAGATTTGTCTTGTCATCCTGCTGGCCTACGTCGGAGTGAAAATGCTTCTTTCCCATCACTACCCCATTCCTGCGCATATCTCGTTGATGGTTATCGGCGGCATTCTCGGAACCGGCATTCTCGCCTCCATTCTCGTTTCCAAGCGGGAAGCGAAACAGTTGGAGATTCCCTTCTCCCATGAAAATTAA
- a CDS encoding type II toxin-antitoxin system HicA family toxin has translation MTCAPKEITARRFVKSLVEEGFVLIRIRGSHRRYRHPSGHCVTVSYHNPGELFPIGTLKGMIYDAGWKEEDLERLGLL, from the coding sequence ATGACTTGCGCTCCGAAAGAAATAACCGCCCGCCGGTTCGTGAAGTCTCTGGTTGAGGAGGGATTCGTTCTCATCCGAATCAGGGGAAGCCATCGGCGTTATCGCCACCCTTCAGGCCATTGCGTTACCGTCTCTTACCATAATCCCGGCGAATTGTTTCCTATCGGTACGCTCAAAGGGATGATTTACGATGCGGGATGGAAAGAAGAAGACTTGGAGCGTTTGGGATTGTTGTAG
- a CDS encoding Gfo/Idh/MocA family oxidoreductase: MPNKKTSRRTFLQSTAKTAGLAMTASLWPRKANARIIGANDKINLGMIGVGGRGGALVDEFLRLGERCKIVAVCDVWERRKNEEAQKCDAAGYTDYHEVLMRSDIDAVVVATPDHWHAKISIDAMEAGKDVYCEKPMTKTIEEAKKVYEASEKLKRIIQVGSQYASMDMNWQARKIIEEGRIGKQVWSQGTYCRNSREWEWNWPMDMNAGPDKGGDDHIDWKMWLGASPNVDYDPERYFRFRKYWDYSGGIATDLFYHKLAALTVCSGDEFPYRVTGTGGIWVQSDSREVPDTFFTNIDYPSNRSVIMPSSMASNIGLPTIIRGNCGTIYCDDPEPNHLRVVADEPFGAEFEKLNGSKEFVVKPEKREGHQANFLTCVQTREQPHLNALRGYIVMVPIAMSVEAYRRNEVLFFNEKNHRVTSKAFKLKS, from the coding sequence ATGCCAAACAAAAAAACCAGCAGAAGAACCTTTCTCCAATCCACGGCGAAAACCGCCGGCTTGGCGATGACGGCCTCCCTATGGCCCCGAAAAGCCAACGCAAGAATCATCGGCGCCAACGATAAGATCAACTTGGGAATGATCGGCGTGGGCGGACGCGGCGGGGCATTGGTAGACGAATTTTTAAGACTGGGAGAACGATGCAAGATCGTCGCCGTCTGCGACGTGTGGGAACGGCGCAAAAACGAAGAGGCGCAAAAATGCGACGCGGCGGGGTATACCGATTATCATGAAGTATTGATGCGCTCGGATATAGACGCTGTCGTCGTCGCTACGCCGGATCATTGGCACGCCAAGATTTCCATCGACGCCATGGAAGCGGGCAAAGACGTCTACTGCGAAAAGCCGATGACCAAAACCATTGAAGAAGCCAAAAAGGTTTATGAGGCTAGCGAGAAATTGAAACGCATCATACAAGTGGGCAGCCAATACGCTTCGATGGATATGAATTGGCAGGCGCGCAAAATCATCGAAGAAGGCCGCATCGGCAAACAGGTCTGGTCGCAAGGGACCTACTGCCGCAACTCGCGGGAATGGGAATGGAATTGGCCTATGGACATGAACGCCGGTCCCGACAAAGGCGGCGATGATCATATCGACTGGAAGATGTGGCTCGGCGCCTCGCCGAACGTCGATTACGATCCCGAGCGCTACTTCCGCTTCCGCAAATACTGGGATTATTCCGGCGGCATCGCCACCGATCTCTTCTATCACAAACTCGCCGCTCTCACCGTTTGCAGTGGCGACGAATTTCCCTATCGGGTTACGGGAACCGGCGGCATCTGGGTGCAGAGCGATTCGCGGGAAGTGCCCGACACCTTCTTCACCAATATCGACTATCCCTCCAACCGCTCCGTCATCATGCCCTCGTCCATGGCCAGCAATATAGGCTTGCCTACGATTATCCGCGGCAATTGCGGAACCATCTACTGCGACGATCCCGAACCCAATCACCTGCGCGTGGTCGCCGATGAGCCGTTTGGCGCGGAATTCGAAAAACTGAACGGATCGAAGGAATTCGTCGTCAAGCCGGAGAAGCGTGAAGGCCACCAGGCGAATTTCCTCACCTGCGTCCAAACGCGGGAACAGCCGCATTTAAACGCCCTGCGCGGCTATATCGTCATGGTTCCCATCGCCATGTCGGTGGAAGCCTACCGCCGCAACGAAGTGCTCTTTTTCAACGAAAAAAATCACCGCGTCACTTCAAAGGCGTTTAAGTTAAAATCCTGA